The Candidatus Bathyarchaeia archaeon genome includes a window with the following:
- a CDS encoding carbohydrate ABC transporter permease, with protein MREYSKRNQMVEMVFFTLIILISFSYIFPFYMISALALGANAYKNPPEFLPQGFRVSGFIKIINHPDFLRWVGNSFLYATLITVGALILSSIFAYAITRYNFPGKEVIFWLVLLGMMVPGIVIYIPIYYQLAKLGLINTYIGIIVPPMASAYSAFLLKQSFESVPKDYDEAASIDGAGALTILFRIVLPIAKPAIITATLFNWVMNWNNFVWPLLVLTTSDKYPLVLGVLYMGLSYTIEYDMIAAGILICMLPSVILYLVGIDYFMKGVVVGGLKK; from the coding sequence ATGAGAGAATATAGTAAGCGCAATCAAATGGTTGAAATGGTGTTTTTCACCTTGATAATCTTAATATCTTTTTCTTATATTTTTCCGTTTTATATGATATCTGCCCTAGCTTTAGGTGCTAATGCCTATAAGAATCCGCCCGAATTCCTTCCTCAGGGATTTAGAGTGAGTGGTTTCATAAAAATAATTAACCATCCTGACTTTTTAAGGTGGGTTGGAAATAGTTTCCTTTACGCCACACTTATAACTGTTGGTGCGCTTATTCTTTCGTCAATATTTGCCTACGCTATAACAAGATACAACTTTCCCGGTAAGGAAGTAATCTTCTGGCTGGTTTTACTTGGCATGATGGTGCCTGGAATCGTAATTTATATACCTATCTACTACCAGCTAGCTAAACTTGGTCTTATAAACACATATATAGGGATAATAGTTCCACCGATGGCAAGCGCTTATAGTGCTTTTCTATTGAAGCAATCTTTTGAATCTGTTCCTAAAGATTATGATGAGGCCGCCTCAATAGATGGTGCAGGCGCGCTCACAATATTATTTAGGATAGTTTTACCAATAGCTAAACCTGCGATAATTACAGCCACATTATTTAATTGGGTCATGAATTGGAACAATTTTGTATGGCCACTTCTAGTATTAACAACATCCGATAAATATCCATTAGTGCTCGGCGTACTATATATGGGATTATCCTACACCATAGAATATGATATGATAGCTGCAGGGATTCTAATATGTATGCTTCCTTCCGTAATATTATATTTGGTCGGAATAGATTATTTCATGAAAGGAGTTGTTGTAGGAGGGCTAAAGAAGTAA